A part of Desulfobacter sp. genomic DNA contains:
- a CDS encoding isoprenylcysteine carboxylmethyltransferase family protein: protein MKKRILGLIAGIVFITVLFYVAGTWAWWNAWVFIVLMAIIGGFTSKLFKKLPGLAEERQTANTKSKPWDVKFVRLINLALPSMVIIAAFDKRFQFFPAVPLAVSGAALVLMIMAAILTYLSIAANPFFSSHVRIQEDRGHKVMTTGPYRIIRHPGYAGSLIFNLSVPMVLGSWAVLPLGLATVLLLIFRTAKEDQVLTAELSGYSTYTQQVRYRLLPGVW from the coding sequence ATGAAGAAAAGGATATTGGGTCTAATAGCAGGGATTGTTTTCATTACGGTCTTATTCTACGTCGCAGGGACTTGGGCATGGTGGAATGCTTGGGTATTCATCGTATTAATGGCAATTATTGGAGGGTTCACTTCCAAGCTTTTCAAAAAATTACCCGGCCTTGCCGAAGAACGACAAACAGCAAACACAAAATCTAAACCATGGGATGTTAAATTTGTTCGGCTCATTAATCTCGCGCTACCTTCCATGGTTATAATTGCGGCTTTCGATAAGCGCTTTCAATTTTTTCCTGCAGTACCGCTCGCTGTGTCAGGCGCTGCTCTAGTTCTGATGATTATGGCAGCTATTCTCACATATCTTTCAATTGCTGCGAATCCGTTTTTCTCAAGTCATGTACGCATCCAGGAAGACCGAGGTCATAAAGTTATGACAACGGGACCATATCGCATAATACGCCATCCAGGGTATGCCGGATCGTTAATTTTTAATTTATCTGTACCAATGGTCTTGGGATCGTGGGCAGTCCTACCACTGGGATTGGCAACAGTCTTACTGCTTATTTTTCGAACGGCTAAAGAAGATCAGGTGCTTACGGCAGAACTCAGCGGATATTCCACATACACTCAACAAGTGCGCTATCGCCTCTTACCGGGTGTATGGTGA
- a CDS encoding DUF3786 domain-containing protein: MSTVFHEDHYKDYCHQISKLDILSIKDTLGVEVRDESIVVPLLGEEYLVSGKGIADKSGNRPGYMVCVVLAKYLLLCPKAPSVNEEWTTLTDLNSQFTNINVFKSDAERPILQNFTGKINALTGAAKKIGCKPFKMDATYDVSVEVQALPKIKILLLFNDGDEEFPASTSILYQRHAGEYLDPESLIMVGVTFTKRLKTLAGIN, translated from the coding sequence ATGAGCACCGTTTTTCATGAAGACCACTATAAAGACTATTGTCATCAAATTTCAAAACTTGATATTTTATCAATTAAAGACACCCTGGGCGTAGAGGTGAGGGACGAGAGCATTGTTGTCCCCTTGTTAGGTGAGGAGTATTTGGTTTCTGGGAAAGGAATAGCGGATAAATCGGGCAACCGGCCTGGATACATGGTGTGTGTGGTACTTGCAAAATATTTATTGTTATGTCCTAAGGCCCCTTCTGTAAATGAGGAGTGGACAACGCTCACTGATTTGAACTCGCAGTTCACAAATATAAATGTTTTTAAAAGTGATGCGGAGCGCCCTATCCTTCAAAATTTTACCGGCAAGATTAATGCTCTGACTGGGGCGGCCAAAAAAATAGGCTGTAAACCATTTAAAATGGATGCCACATATGATGTTTCGGTGGAAGTCCAAGCTCTACCGAAAATCAAAATTCTTTTGCTATTTAATGATGGTGATGAAGAATTTCCAGCATCCACTTCAATTCTATATCAACGCCACGCCGGTGAATATCTCGACCCAGAATCCCTTATTATGGTTGGAGTAACGTTTACAAAACGATTAAAAACTCTTGCTGGGATAAACTAA
- a CDS encoding CooT family nickel-binding protein produces MCEANAYLVQDNEEELLLESVDIVEPDGPNAWRIVDIFGEQKIIKARIKGMNLVDHKILFERE; encoded by the coding sequence ATGTGTGAAGCAAATGCATATCTGGTTCAGGATAATGAGGAAGAACTGTTGCTGGAGTCTGTTGACATTGTGGAGCCTGATGGCCCGAATGCCTGGCGTATCGTGGATATTTTTGGTGAGCAGAAAATCATCAAAGCCCGTATTAAAGGGATGAATTTGGTCGACCATAAGATCCTGTTTGAAAGGGAATGA
- a CDS encoding DUF3842 family protein, translated as MVSICVIDGQGGGIGAALIKYLKTEFVESVEVIALGTNAIATAQMLKAGANKGASGESAICHTVPRVDYILGPIAVTWANAMLGEVTPGIAEAVISSSAVKILLPFSKEQIKIIGIVKEPLPHLGQEALEQLKEMMSYV; from the coding sequence ATGGTATCTATTTGTGTCATCGATGGTCAGGGCGGCGGAATTGGTGCAGCGCTTATCAAATATTTAAAGACTGAGTTTGTTGAATCAGTGGAGGTGATTGCCCTAGGCACCAATGCCATTGCAACGGCCCAGATGCTCAAAGCCGGTGCAAATAAGGGTGCTAGTGGAGAAAGCGCTATCTGTCACACTGTCCCCAGGGTTGACTATATTCTTGGGCCCATCGCCGTGACCTGGGCTAATGCCATGCTTGGCGAGGTGACTCCTGGGATTGCCGAAGCTGTAATCTCCAGTTCAGCTGTGAAAATTCTTCTCCCCTTTTCAAAAGAACAAATCAAAATAATCGGTATTGTTAAAGAACCTTTGCCCCATTTAGGGCAAGAAGCATTGGAACAATTAAAGGAGATGATGTCCTATGTGTGA
- a CDS encoding response regulator transcription factor, giving the protein MQNRKKIFIVDDHPVFRKGLAQLINEEDDLAVVGEAESVNGAIDLLEKVKPDLAIVDITLKDRSGMDLIEYLREHYPHLPILVISMHDESLYAERVLRAGALGYITKQEMTADVVSAVRQVLWGKRYLSARMVDALLGKMVTGQGGDGEQPVDILSNRELEVFQLIGQGFKRSEIANMLSLSVKTIGTYHESIKKKMNLKSATELMKHAVTWVQSHQ; this is encoded by the coding sequence GTGCAGAATCGCAAAAAAATATTTATTGTAGACGACCACCCCGTATTCCGTAAGGGGCTGGCCCAGCTCATCAACGAAGAGGACGACCTGGCAGTGGTGGGGGAGGCCGAAAGCGTGAACGGCGCCATTGACCTTCTGGAAAAGGTGAAGCCGGATCTGGCCATCGTGGACATCACCCTCAAGGACCGGTCCGGCATGGATCTCATCGAGTACCTCAGGGAACATTATCCCCATCTGCCCATTCTGGTCATCTCCATGCATGATGAATCCCTCTATGCCGAACGGGTACTCCGGGCCGGGGCCCTGGGCTATATCACCAAGCAGGAGATGACCGCCGACGTGGTTTCTGCGGTCCGCCAGGTCCTCTGGGGCAAGCGGTATCTTTCCGCCCGGATGGTGGATGCCCTGCTGGGCAAAATGGTCACCGGCCAGGGAGGGGACGGGGAACAACCGGTGGATATTCTTTCCAACCGGGAACTGGAGGTCTTCCAGCTCATCGGCCAGGGCTTCAAGCGGAGCGAAATCGCCAATATGCTCAGCCTTTCCGTAAAAACCATCGGCACCTACCACGAAAGCATCAAAAAAAAGATGAACCTGAAATCAGCCACCGAGCTGATGAAGCATGCCGTCACCTGGGTGCAGAGCCACCAATAA
- a CDS encoding PAS domain-containing sensor histidine kinase, translating into MDSVSQAEKILDQTYVRYKTIFENTGTATILIENDMTISMVNSELERISGIEKSSIEGKMKFPELLAEEDREKVIANHRLRRRDPEKAPRNYPCRVMVEKGEIKECILTVALIKGTKQSVASITDISKQKQLEREIARISEEERRQMGQVLHDDLGSHLAGVEAMSSLLAGRLEKQGHPEAELAGEIRELVNQAIQKTRAMIRGLVPVNLADTGFMNAFQRYAKEVEKAFGMECRVDIRIPRVQFSNATALTHVYYIIREAVNNAAKHGEARVIDIRLEERGADFLVDIRDDGRGMAGADGPGKGIGLVIMQHRADLIGARLEIIDNPSGGTIVRCRIAKKYLL; encoded by the coding sequence ATGGATTCAGTGTCACAGGCTGAAAAAATTTTGGATCAAACCTATGTCCGGTATAAGACCATCTTTGAAAATACCGGCACCGCCACTATTCTTATCGAAAACGATATGACCATTTCCATGGTCAACTCCGAACTGGAGCGGATTTCCGGAATTGAAAAATCCAGCATCGAAGGAAAGATGAAGTTTCCTGAACTCCTGGCCGAAGAAGACCGGGAGAAGGTGATTGCCAACCACAGGCTGCGGCGCAGGGACCCGGAAAAGGCCCCGAGGAACTACCCCTGCCGGGTGATGGTGGAAAAAGGGGAGATCAAGGAATGCATCCTCACCGTTGCCCTGATCAAGGGGACCAAACAGAGTGTGGCATCCATCACCGATATTTCCAAGCAGAAGCAACTTGAAAGGGAAATTGCCCGGATCAGCGAGGAGGAACGGCGGCAGATGGGCCAGGTGCTCCATGACGATCTGGGCTCCCATCTGGCCGGGGTGGAGGCCATGTCCTCGCTTCTGGCCGGCCGCCTGGAAAAACAGGGCCACCCCGAGGCTGAACTGGCCGGTGAAATCCGGGAACTGGTGAACCAGGCCATCCAGAAGACCCGGGCCATGATCCGGGGACTGGTGCCGGTGAACCTGGCCGACACCGGATTCATGAACGCCTTCCAGCGCTATGCCAAGGAAGTGGAAAAGGCATTCGGCATGGAATGCCGGGTGGATATCCGCATTCCAAGGGTGCAGTTTTCCAATGCCACGGCCCTGACCCATGTCTATTACATTATCCGTGAAGCCGTGAATAATGCCGCCAAACACGGGGAAGCCCGGGTCATTGATATCCGGCTGGAAGAAAGGGGTGCAGACTTTCTCGTGGACATCAGGGACGACGGCAGGGGCATGGCCGGGGCCGACGGGCCCGGCAAGGGCATCGGCCTGGTCATCATGCAGCACAGGGCGGACCTTATCGGGGCCCGGCTGGAAATTATCGACAATCCGTCAGGGGGGACCATCGTCCGGTGCAGAATCGCAAAAAAATATTTATTGTAG
- a CDS encoding sulfotransferase, translating to MGIKILSQPLMERAIKTAGLEDFGGNTFEQGLEALIGSLNSDLNLNEGTAGYFQQLITQILINRLQVTQLIKDHPEIADEEIKAPIFIVGLPRTGTTITHTLMAQDPLSRFLRNFESAGAVCPPPPLMPNVPDPRIQAGHDAMEALFSMGPDLRGINGINFMAQGTAECQNLMAHEFVHLGWSAGSSLFGHGNWVGDCDMSQAYAWHKRLLQMFQWKRPNDRWVLKAPIHLFGLESLLETYPDARIVFTHRDPVDAMMSGISMASHWTRLTTGKADIPAIAHWYPALWAKGLERALGVRDKLKEAQVFDLFHTDLSQDPVGSIMGIYKHFNISFSRIFQRRMQVWLRDNPRSKFGNHVYDSTKLGLDREQEKARFCFYLDRFNLAGGE from the coding sequence ATGGGAATTAAAATCCTATCACAGCCGCTCATGGAGCGAGCCATAAAGACAGCCGGACTGGAAGATTTTGGAGGGAATACTTTTGAACAGGGCCTTGAAGCGCTCATCGGCTCTTTGAACAGCGACCTGAACCTGAATGAAGGTACAGCCGGGTATTTTCAGCAGTTAATCACACAGATCCTTATCAACCGGCTGCAGGTTACCCAGTTGATAAAAGATCATCCTGAGATAGCGGACGAAGAAATCAAGGCCCCCATTTTTATAGTGGGACTGCCCAGAACCGGCACCACCATTACCCATACCCTTATGGCCCAGGATCCCCTGTCCCGGTTTCTGAGGAACTTTGAATCCGCAGGTGCTGTCTGCCCCCCGCCGCCCCTGATGCCCAATGTGCCGGATCCCAGGATTCAGGCAGGCCATGACGCCATGGAAGCATTATTCTCCATGGGACCTGATTTACGGGGTATCAACGGCATTAATTTTATGGCCCAGGGCACTGCGGAATGCCAGAACCTCATGGCCCACGAATTTGTCCATCTGGGTTGGTCCGCCGGATCCAGCCTGTTCGGTCATGGCAATTGGGTGGGAGATTGCGATATGTCCCAAGCCTATGCCTGGCACAAGCGTCTGCTCCAAATGTTCCAGTGGAAGCGGCCCAATGACCGCTGGGTGCTTAAGGCGCCCATTCATCTGTTCGGCCTTGAATCCCTTCTGGAGACCTATCCAGATGCCAGGATCGTATTTACCCACAGGGATCCAGTCGACGCCATGATGTCCGGTATCAGCATGGCTTCTCACTGGACCCGCCTTACTACCGGCAAGGCGGATATTCCTGCCATTGCGCACTGGTATCCGGCCCTTTGGGCCAAGGGGCTTGAACGGGCCTTAGGGGTTCGGGATAAATTGAAGGAGGCGCAGGTATTTGATTTGTTTCATACAGACCTGAGCCAAGATCCGGTAGGATCAATAATGGGAATATACAAACATTTTAATATTTCTTTCAGCCGAATCTTCCAACGGCGGATGCAGGTTTGGCTGCGGGATAATCCCCGTTCCAAATTCGGCAATCACGTCTACGATTCAACAAAACTTGGACTGGATCGGGAGCAGGAAAAAGCACGGTTTTGTTTTTATCTCGACCGGTTTAACCTGGCAGGAGGTGAATGA
- a CDS encoding CerR family C-terminal domain-containing protein: protein MLEIESENTQKKLFNAGIRVFAAKGYRDATVREICKKAGAANINAVNYYFGSKEKLYRKILEAIFSAYDQFDQEGWDQKTPQEQLKAMIFNFCAMLYKNNAFASDITSIFISEMTRPSPFLEELVDTYNRPRIKRHLKMCRDLLGEGATEDMARDCMVSIAGQLFYYSFAWPVFSRLFPDYSADERHEQWAAHVYEFSLGGIGKVRNQILKKESIHGN from the coding sequence ATGCTGGAAATCGAATCAGAAAACACACAAAAGAAATTGTTCAATGCAGGTATCAGGGTCTTTGCGGCGAAGGGATATCGGGACGCCACGGTTAGGGAAATCTGCAAAAAAGCAGGGGCCGCGAACATTAATGCGGTTAATTATTATTTCGGCTCCAAAGAAAAGCTGTACCGGAAAATCCTGGAGGCTATTTTTTCAGCGTATGATCAATTCGACCAGGAGGGGTGGGACCAAAAAACACCCCAGGAACAGCTTAAGGCAATGATCTTTAACTTCTGTGCCATGCTTTACAAAAATAATGCGTTTGCTTCTGATATTACATCCATTTTTATCTCGGAGATGACCCGGCCATCCCCCTTCCTGGAAGAACTGGTGGATACCTATAACCGTCCCCGGATAAAGCGGCATTTAAAAATGTGCCGTGATTTACTAGGCGAAGGGGCCACCGAAGACATGGCCCGGGACTGCATGGTGTCCATCGCCGGACAATTGTTCTATTACAGCTTTGCATGGCCGGTATTTTCAAGGTTGTTCCCTGATTATTCCGCAGATGAGAGACATGAACAATGGGCCGCCCATGTGTATGAGTTTTCTTTGGGTGGTATTGGGAAAGTCCGAAACCAAATTCTAAAAAAGGAGTCCATCCATGGGAATTAA
- the cooS gene encoding anaerobic carbon-monoxide dehydrogenase catalytic subunit gives MAEKSKKKQVPASERTICEATRQMLEKARRDGVIIDLDRGYDMKPCPIGAESACCKHCYMGPCRLNPRDPYKKVGVCGATIDTIMARNFGRNVATGASSHNDHGRHILELFRHIVEGKTKEFTIDDTLKLERVATSIGIEVEGREVYDVAKALCDELEKTFSNVDGEMPFTRRVPEATLEQWRKDDIVPRGAMLEIMEMMSRTHIGCDQEYNNIMKQVARTALADGWGGSMVATELSDIMFGTPSPTLAEVNMGVLKEDHVNIIVHGHEPAMFEGMLAAVNDPFFIDEAKAKGAAGINLVGMCCSGAEMMSRHGVPHAGNFGSTEAVIVTGAVDAMVVDIQCIKQGLAEVARCYDTHLITTNSRAHIEGAVHIEFDELDPRTCTDHILAKAIARFSTRSMPVEIPKLTQSGVHGFTHEYIEYMLGGTFRGSYSPLNENIINGRIRGVAGVVGCTNPKVQQDSIHVPLVRELIKNDVLVLQTGCSQIALAKAGFLVPEAAPLAGPGLSEVCETVGMPPVLGLGSCVDNTRILIAASAMVKAGGLGNSIADLPAAGCAPEWMSEKALAIGQYFVSSGVYTVFGVGFPSIKETKFHDLLFNGLEAQGYGKWGVGKDPIEIARMMIAHIDKKRKELGIDKARERVLVDMSDRRDIA, from the coding sequence ATGGCCGAGAAATCCAAAAAAAAGCAGGTCCCGGCTTCTGAACGGACCATCTGCGAAGCCACCCGGCAGATGCTGGAGAAAGCCCGGCGTGACGGGGTGATCATCGACCTTGACCGGGGATACGACATGAAGCCCTGCCCCATCGGGGCGGAATCGGCCTGCTGCAAGCACTGCTACATGGGCCCCTGCCGGCTGAACCCCAGAGACCCTTATAAAAAGGTAGGGGTGTGCGGGGCCACCATTGACACCATCATGGCCCGGAATTTCGGCCGGAACGTGGCCACGGGCGCCTCGTCCCACAATGACCACGGCCGGCACATCCTGGAATTATTCAGGCATATTGTGGAGGGAAAAACAAAAGAGTTTACCATCGACGACACCCTGAAGCTGGAACGGGTGGCCACATCCATCGGCATCGAAGTAGAGGGCCGGGAAGTCTACGATGTGGCCAAAGCGCTCTGCGACGAACTCGAAAAAACCTTTTCCAATGTGGACGGGGAGATGCCTTTTACCCGGCGGGTGCCCGAGGCCACCCTGGAACAGTGGAGAAAGGACGACATCGTCCCCAGGGGCGCCATGCTGGAAATCATGGAAATGATGAGCCGGACCCATATCGGCTGCGACCAGGAATATAACAATATCATGAAACAGGTTGCCCGCACCGCCCTGGCCGACGGATGGGGCGGCTCCATGGTGGCCACGGAACTGTCCGACATCATGTTCGGCACCCCCTCCCCCACCCTGGCGGAAGTCAACATGGGGGTCCTCAAGGAAGACCATGTCAACATCATCGTCCACGGCCACGAACCGGCCATGTTCGAGGGCATGCTGGCCGCAGTGAACGATCCCTTCTTTATTGATGAGGCCAAGGCCAAAGGCGCAGCCGGCATCAACCTGGTGGGCATGTGCTGCTCCGGCGCCGAAATGATGTCCCGCCACGGGGTGCCCCATGCGGGCAACTTCGGTTCCACCGAAGCGGTCATTGTCACCGGGGCCGTGGATGCCATGGTGGTGGATATCCAATGCATCAAGCAGGGCCTTGCCGAGGTGGCCAGATGCTATGACACCCATCTGATCACCACCAATTCCAGGGCCCACATCGAAGGGGCCGTCCATATTGAATTCGACGAACTGGATCCCAGGACCTGCACCGACCATATCCTGGCCAAGGCCATTGCCCGGTTCAGTACCCGGAGCATGCCCGTGGAAATCCCCAAGCTGACCCAGTCCGGCGTCCACGGTTTCACCCATGAGTACATCGAATACATGCTGGGCGGCACCTTCAGGGGCTCCTACTCCCCCCTGAACGAAAATATTATCAACGGCCGGATCCGGGGGGTGGCAGGCGTTGTGGGCTGCACCAACCCCAAGGTCCAGCAGGATTCCATCCATGTGCCCCTGGTCCGGGAACTGATTAAAAACGATGTCCTGGTCCTCCAGACCGGATGCTCCCAGATTGCCCTGGCCAAGGCAGGGTTCCTGGTGCCGGAAGCCGCGCCCCTGGCCGGCCCGGGGCTTTCAGAAGTCTGCGAAACCGTGGGCATGCCTCCGGTACTGGGCCTGGGGTCCTGTGTGGACAACACCAGAATACTCATTGCCGCTTCGGCCATGGTCAAAGCCGGGGGGCTGGGCAATTCCATCGCCGACCTGCCGGCGGCAGGCTGTGCCCCGGAATGGATGAGCGAAAAGGCCCTGGCCATCGGCCAGTATTTTGTATCGTCCGGGGTGTACACCGTGTTCGGCGTGGGGTTCCCCTCCATTAAGGAGACAAAATTCCACGATCTGCTTTTCAACGGCCTTGAAGCCCAGGGCTACGGGAAATGGGGCGTGGGAAAAGACCCCATTGAGATCGCCCGGATGATGATTGCCCATATTGATAAAAAACGCAAAGAACTGGGTATTGACAAGGCAAGGGAACGGGTGCTGGTGGATATGTCCGACCGGAGGGATATTGCCTGA
- a CDS encoding sensor domain-containing diguanylate cyclase, which translates to MAKKSKNFIVKLAGFCILMAIILIGAGELAIRSDAEHEKALVQDTLQNSGALIAQDIQRNIASGIFVTDTLDTLLKTSAYKVDDFNTWGRQITAIHAGASVVQLAPDGVVTHIYPLEGNEGALGHDLLTDSRRDAGALKTIDSRELTFVGPVKLIQNGKYAVIARKPVFRGIEGGESFWGFTIALILVEDILPDQITLLEAQGNGIRLEGDDPDAQTNLPFYESQGWKDTDFITVPIEVPNGRWTLKLRHPPIVNEYYAVFRLIIILGAVLASLSVFVQQSQMRSRQVEIETLNGKLTQMTYEDELTGAGNRRAGMRVLENQLNQADRYGRSLSIAMVDLDRFKQVNDRYGHPAGDRLLRHLAASLKSAVRGSDMVFRLGGDEFMMVFPQTDMDQCRKAIDNVLQYMKIHSCRLKAAVLPVSLSIGLAESRPDESVDALLHRADIKLYEAKEAGRGCVKY; encoded by the coding sequence ATGGCAAAAAAATCTAAAAATTTCATAGTCAAACTGGCCGGATTCTGCATTCTCATGGCAATCATCCTCATCGGTGCCGGAGAACTTGCCATTCGAAGCGATGCAGAACATGAGAAAGCCCTTGTCCAAGATACCCTGCAGAACAGCGGGGCACTCATTGCCCAGGATATCCAGAGGAATATTGCCTCGGGCATATTTGTCACCGATACCCTTGATACCCTTTTAAAAACCAGTGCCTATAAGGTGGATGATTTCAACACTTGGGGGCGGCAGATTACAGCAATCCATGCCGGGGCCAGCGTGGTCCAGCTGGCCCCGGACGGTGTTGTTACCCATATTTACCCACTTGAGGGGAATGAAGGCGCCCTGGGGCATGATTTGCTTACGGATTCCCGGCGGGATGCCGGGGCCCTCAAAACCATTGATAGCCGTGAATTAACCTTTGTGGGGCCCGTCAAGCTCATTCAGAACGGAAAATACGCCGTAATCGCCCGCAAGCCTGTGTTCAGAGGGATTGAGGGCGGTGAGTCGTTCTGGGGATTTACCATCGCCCTGATACTGGTTGAGGATATTCTGCCGGATCAGATAACGCTTCTGGAAGCCCAGGGAAACGGGATCCGCCTTGAAGGTGACGACCCGGATGCCCAGACAAATCTACCGTTTTATGAGTCCCAAGGATGGAAAGACACAGATTTTATTACCGTGCCCATTGAGGTGCCCAACGGGCGGTGGACGTTGAAGCTTCGGCATCCGCCAATTGTGAATGAGTACTATGCCGTTTTCCGGCTTATTATTATTCTGGGGGCCGTACTGGCCTCTCTTTCCGTCTTTGTTCAGCAGTCCCAGATGCGGTCCAGGCAGGTAGAGATCGAAACCTTAAACGGCAAGCTCACACAGATGACCTACGAGGATGAACTCACAGGGGCGGGCAACCGCAGAGCCGGCATGCGGGTTCTGGAAAACCAGCTCAACCAGGCCGACCGCTACGGCCGTTCCCTGTCCATTGCCATGGTTGACCTTGACCGGTTTAAGCAGGTCAACGACAGGTACGGCCACCCGGCCGGCGACCGGCTCCTCCGCCACCTGGCCGCCAGCCTGAAAAGCGCGGTCAGGGGCAGTGACATGGTCTTCCGTCTGGGCGGGGATGAATTCATGATGGTCTTTCCCCAGACCGATATGGACCAATGCCGCAAAGCCATTGACAATGTACTCCAGTATATGAAGATCCACTCCTGCCGGCTTAAGGCGGCGGTACTGCCTGTCAGCCTCTCCATCGGGCTGGCCGAAAGCCGGCCCGATGAATCCGTAGATGCCCTGCTCCACCGGGCGGATATCAAACTCTACGAAGCCAAAGAGGCCGGCCGCGGCTGTGTAAAATATTAA
- a CDS encoding TetR family transcriptional regulator: MGRKSISHIRKPEILRHTYKVVEEEGFKGMTIGKIAKRMGVNSGLLIHYFKSKEGLIMEMVDFLYESSMNQYLEELKDLTTPKERMTTLLDILFDTSGKRPQRDAVFWSCYAMGFRDEKIREKIKAMMTRFIEFGIEEIVGWEEIGLANVDDKKKALVKILALSEGFGILKNSVDDEDAVEDAADFMKTATLKILNCKSAVE, from the coding sequence ATGGGCCGAAAAAGCATATCACATATCAGAAAACCGGAAATTTTAAGGCATACATATAAGGTTGTCGAAGAAGAAGGTTTCAAGGGAATGACCATCGGAAAGATTGCGAAACGCATGGGGGTCAACTCCGGCCTTCTGATTCACTATTTCAAAAGCAAGGAAGGGCTGATAATGGAAATGGTCGATTTCCTGTACGAGTCCTCCATGAATCAGTATTTAGAAGAACTCAAAGACCTGACCACCCCCAAAGAAAGGATGACAACCCTTCTGGACATCCTCTTTGATACCAGCGGCAAACGCCCCCAGCGGGACGCGGTCTTCTGGTCCTGCTACGCCATGGGGTTCAGGGATGAAAAAATCCGGGAAAAAATAAAAGCAATGATGACCCGGTTCATTGAATTCGGTATTGAGGAAATCGTCGGCTGGGAAGAAATCGGCCTGGCCAATGTGGATGACAAAAAAAAGGCGCTGGTAAAAATCCTGGCGCTTTCCGAGGGATTCGGCATCTTGAAAAACTCGGTGGACGATGAAGATGCCGTTGAGGATGCCGCGGATTTCATGAAAACCGCCACCCTGAAAATCCTGAACTGCAAATCCGCAGTAGAATAA
- a CDS encoding AEC family transporter — protein sequence MIILNTLFPLFALLALGRILKLRNITTDLFLKTADKLVYYIFFPAMLFWKVGGSAPGGGSSTGLCLAAFLAVVSVFIASLVYIRRGGVDSFGAGSFSQASYRFNTYIGMAVVVAVLGEEGVRHFGILIGFLIPSINVMAVSVLIWYSNRNLALGEKLRFFIKALVSNPLILGCAGGILVSRSGLSFPPFIYNTLALVSSVTLPLALISIGGALSFKGMARHGGRALAAAGFKLVLLPLVGFLLLKALGVAGVPFKVGMIFFCLPASTSIYVLSAQLNSDLELASTAIMVSTMLSFFSLSVALLL from the coding sequence ATGATCATACTAAATACCTTGTTTCCGCTGTTTGCCCTTTTGGCCCTGGGCAGAATACTCAAACTCAGGAATATTACCACGGATCTTTTCCTCAAGACCGCGGATAAACTGGTCTATTACATTTTCTTTCCGGCCATGCTTTTCTGGAAGGTGGGGGGCTCTGCCCCGGGGGGCGGGTCCAGTACCGGACTCTGCCTGGCGGCATTCCTGGCCGTGGTATCGGTATTTATCGCCAGCCTGGTGTATATCCGCAGAGGCGGGGTGGACAGTTTCGGTGCCGGCTCCTTTTCCCAGGCCTCCTACCGGTTCAATACCTATATCGGCATGGCCGTTGTGGTGGCGGTGCTGGGGGAGGAAGGGGTCCGGCATTTCGGTATTCTCATCGGATTTCTCATCCCCTCCATCAATGTCATGGCCGTATCCGTGCTGATCTGGTATTCCAACCGCAACCTGGCCCTGGGTGAGAAACTGCGGTTTTTCATCAAAGCCCTGGTGTCCAATCCCCTGATCCTGGGGTGTGCCGGGGGGATCCTGGTTTCCCGGTCTGGACTCTCCTTTCCCCCTTTTATTTACAATACCCTGGCCCTGGTCTCCTCGGTGACCCTGCCCCTGGCCCTGATTTCCATCGGCGGTGCATTAAGCTTTAAGGGGATGGCGCGGCACGGCGGCCGGGCCTTGGCCGCCGCCGGCTTTAAGCTGGTGCTGCTGCCCCTTGTGGGGTTCCTTCTGCTCAAGGCCCTGGGGGTGGCCGGCGTGCCCTTTAAGGTCGGAATGATTTTTTTCTGTCTGCCGGCCTCCACCTCCATTTATGTGCTGTCGGCCCAGCTCAATTCGGATCTTGAACTGGCCTCCACGGCCATCATGGTGTCCACGATGCTCTCTTTTTTCTCTCTGTCAGTTGCGCTGCTATTATAG